The proteins below are encoded in one region of Syngnathus acus chromosome 2, fSynAcu1.2, whole genome shotgun sequence:
- the mcf2la gene encoding guanine nucleotide exchange factor DBS isoform X9, whose protein sequence is MSLVDLIQEVQTLLSQLFHHLSFGTPPRCASNISGGHRPTSDKILQTDDFPLCAAQIGTELQKQFAALPGGRGTDGSPIIIFPEFPTFSGLEEDEIKNVLNYLTTVPSIAASGIGFILVIDRRLDRWAAVRATLLRIAGSFPATVNLVLVLRPTTLLQRALSDFLFKFNKDEFKMKVVMLSSVTELHAYIDPGQLTTELGGAQEYCHESWISHRTAIEAFALMVKTTAHTLQNFGTELAETELPNDAEATTSLLHSHSLKKDNMKEDLRVSQSQGARLLDYINEPFQTDTEYLMTHDELENLATVQRLLGQLDETETAFDDFWERHRSKLEQCLQLRRFEQHFREVRSQLDATSERLCGFSEVSVNPSHAEHVLRELSSHEEKACDVLDYALSLASEGDGLIENAHYAEDSIRPKCCELRAVCEVISSTLRDKKSFLLTAMELHHALEKASRWCEEGIYLLASQPVDRCQSQDGAEAALRELERYLETAPLHTLIDCSAICCQYEAVLTTQLRDQVERVFQKQGSVQEMFEKRRVSLKKLAAKQTRPVQPVAPRPEVKSPQGSPNQQRKERRYSADNALCRKVESPIPNGGTRHASLSEEDENLAVLRRHVMNELLETERAYVEELLCVLEGYAAEMDNPSMAHLIPSMLLSKKDILFGNMSEIYQFHKRTFLKELEAYTNCPELVGHCFLERMKDLQIYEAYCQNKPRSESLWRQCSDCAFFQECQKKLEHKLGLDSYLLKPVQRITKYQLLLKELLKYSKGCDGCDDLQEALSSILGILKAVNDSMHLIAITGYEGNLSELGRLLMQGSFSVWTEHKKGHAKVKDLARFKPMQRHLFLHEKALLFCKKREENGEGYEKAPSYSFKHSLNMSAVGITESAKGDSKKFEVWCNSREEVFIVQAPTSEIKTLWVNEIRKVLTQQLKACRDARQQKSDSPNHTANCSISLSPFRSSSQKNQKKQEEKKAEAIPVSDSNSMLAKHKGWTKVSLSVDASEENDGYSSGEEPLNSDTEEDAGQKLIPGKYTAVADSEKAGPQELSVKSGDMVQLIREGEDGQWFVRNLRSSKEGWMAHANLLGLISDSKSSQSISSSDDSVSGNLSTSSSCSETYTSFSDIKP, encoded by the exons ATAAAATTTTGCAGACAGACGATTTTCCTCTGTGTGCTGCACAAATTGGCACCGAACTCCAGAAGCAGTTTGCCGCCCTGCCAG GAGGCCGCGGGACTGATGGCAGCCCTATCATCATCTTCCCAGAATTCCCAACTTTCAGCGGACTGGAAGAGGACGAAATCAAAAATGTGCTTAACTACCTCACTACTGTGCCCAG CATTGCCGCATCAGGAATAGGATTCATTCTAGTCATTGACAGGCGACTGGACCGATGGGCTGCTGTAAGGGCTACCCTGCTTCGAATCGCA GGATCCTTCCCAGCGACTGTAAACTTGGTTCTGGTGTTGCGTCCCACTACTTTGCTGCAGCGGGCACTGTCAGACTTCCTCTTCAAGTTCAACAAGGATGAGTTCAAAATGAAG GTGGTCATGCTGAGTTCGGTGACCGAGCTCCATGCCTATATCGACCCAGGACAACTAACCACAGAATTGGGGGGCGCACAAGAATACTGCCATGAAAGCTGGATTTCACACCGCACT GCAATTGAAGCATTTGCACTGATGGTGAAAACGACGGCTCACACTCTACAGAACTTTGGCACCGAGCTTGCAGAAACCGAATTGCCCAATGATGCTGAGGCCACCACCAGTCTGCTGCACTCACATTCTCtcaaaaaagacaacatgaaG GAGGACCTACGGGTGTCGCAGTCACAAGGCGCCCGTCTCTTGGATTATATTAATGAGCCTTTTCAGACTGATACAGAATACCTTATGACCCATGATGAACTGGAAAACTTAGCCACTGTACAGCG ACTCTTGGGTCAACTGGACGAGACAGAAACGGCATTTGACGATTTCTGGGAACGCCACCGTTCCAAGCTGGAACAATGTTTGCAACTTCGACGATTTGAGCAGCACTTCCGTGAA GTGCGCTCCCAACTTGATGCAACGTCGGAACGGTTATGCGGTTTCTCAGAGGTCAGCGTAAATCCCTCCCATGCTGAGCACGTCCTCCGTGAGCTCAGTAGTCATGAAGAAAAGGCCTGT GATGTTCTGGATTACGCATTGTCGCTTGCCAGCGAAGGCGACGGACTGATCGAGAACGCTCACTATGCGGAGGACTCCATACGGCCCAAGTGCTGTGAACTGAGGGCAGTATGTGAGGTGATCAGTTCGACTCTGAGGGACAAGAAGAGCTTTCTTCTAACGGCGATGGAACTCCACCATGCCTTGGAGAAG GCCTCCCGTTGGTGCGAAGAGGGAATTTATCTGCTGGCGAGCCAGCCAGTGGACCGATGTCAGTCTCAAGATGGAGCTGAGGCTGCTCTCCGAGAATTAGAACGCTACCTGGAAACTGCACCGCTGCACACCCTCATCGACTGCAGCGCTATCTGCTGCCAGTATGAAGCGGTGCTCACCACTCAGCTCAGG GACCAGGTAGAGAGAGTTTTCCAGAAGCAAGGTTCTGTCCAGGAGATGTTTGAGAAGAGACGCGTCAGTCTGAAAAAGCTTGCTGCCAAACAGACACGACCAGTTCAGCCGGTGGCTCCAAGACCGGAAGTCAAATCTCCACAGGGATCTCCCA ATCAACAGAGAAAAGAGAGGAGATACTCGGCAGATAATGCCCTCTGCAGAAAG GTGGAGTCTCCCATACCCAACGGTGGCACCAGACATGCCTCCCTCTCCGAGGAAGACGAAAACTTGGCAGTGCTGCGACG TCACGTGATGAATGAACTGCTGGAGACTGAGAGAGCATATGTGGAGGAGCTCCTGTGCGTTTTAGAG GGCTACGCGGCAGAAATGGACAATCCCTCCATGGCGCACCTCATTCCTAGTATGCTGCTGAGCAAGAAGGACATCCTGTTTGGGAACATGTCAGAAATCTACCAGTTTCACAAGCG GACATTTTTGAAAGAACTTGAGGCTTACACAAACTGTCCTGAACTTGTGGGCCACTGCTTTTTAGAACGA ATGAAGGACCTACAGATCTACGAAGCTTACTGCCAGAATAAACCTCGCTCTGAGAGTTTATGGCGGCAGTGCTCGGATTGTGCCTTCTTCCAG gaGTGTCAGAAGAAGTTGGAACATAAGCTTGGATTGGACTCCTACCTCCTTAAACCTGTCCAGAGAATCACCAAATACCAGCTGTTGCTAAAG GAATTgttaaaatacagtaaagGTTGTGATGGCTGTGATGACCTTCAGGAAGCTCTCTCCTCCATTTTGGGCATCCTGAAAGCTGTCAATGACTCCATGCACCTCATTGCCATCACAGGATACGAG GGTAACCTGTCAGAGCTGGGTCGCTTGCTGATGCAAGGCTCCTTTAGCGTGTGGACGGAGCACAAGAAAGGACATGCCAAGGTCAAGGACCTAGCCAGGTTCAAGCCCATGCAGCGGCATCTGTTCTTGCATGAGAAGGCCCTGCTCTTCTGCAAGAAGAGGGAAGAGAACGGCGAGGGATATGAAAAAGCTCCATCTTACAGCTTCAAACACTCTCTCAAC ATGAGTGCAGTGGGAATTACAGAGAGTGCTAAAGGAGACAGCAAGAAGTTTGAGGTTTGGTGCAATTCACGAGAGGAAGTTTTTATTGTCCAG gcTCCAACATCTGAGATCAAAACATTGTGGGTGAATGAGATTCGCAAAGTTCTCACCCAACAGCTCAAAGCCTGCAGAG ATGCCAGACAGCAGAAGAGCGATTCCCCAAACCACACCGCCAACTGCTCCATCTCCCTCAG TCCTTTTCGGAGCAGCAGTCAAAAGAACCAGAAAAAGCAGGAGGAAAAGAAGGCAGAGGCCATCCCCGTGTCCGACAGCAACTCTATGCTCGCCAAACACAAAG GCTGGACCAAAGTGTCGCTCTCGGTGGATGCCTCTGAAGAGAATGATGGATACTCCAGTGGTGAGGAGCCATTGAACTCTGACACGGAGGAAGATGCAGGACAGAAGCTG ATTCCAGGAAAGTACACGGCAGTGGCAGACTCTGAGAAGGCAGGACCTCAGGAGCTGTCAGTCAAGAGCGGAGACATGGTGCAGCTCATCAGAGAGGGAGAGGACGGCCAGTG GTTTGTGAGGAACCTTCGCAGCAGCAAGGAGGGCTGGATGGCCCATGCAAACCTACTCGGTCTAATTTCTGACTCCAAGTCATCTCAGTCAATCAGCAGCTCAG ATGACAGTGTCTCTGGAAACCTGagcacttcctccagctgCAGTGAGACCTACACCAGCTTCTCAGACATCAAACCTTGA
- the mcf2la gene encoding guanine nucleotide exchange factor DBS isoform X3, giving the protein MGTTLSVEDELEQTPEVLSTVSDKILQTDDFPLCAAQIGTELQKQFAALPGGRGTDGSPIIIFPEFPTFSGLEEDEIKNVLNYLTTVPSIAASGIGFILVIDRRLDRWAAVRATLLRIAGSFPATVNLVLVLRPTTLLQRALSDFLFKFNKDEFKMKVVMLSSVTELHAYIDPGQLTTELGGAQEYCHESWISHRTAIEAFALMVKTTAHTLQNFGTELAETELPNDAEATTSLLHSHSLKKDNMKEDLRVSQSQGARLLDYINEPFQTDTEYLMTHDELENLATVQRLLGQLDETETAFDDFWERHRSKLEQCLQLRRFEQHFREVRSQLDATSERLCGFSEVSVNPSHAEHVLRELSSHEEKACDVLDYALSLASEGDGLIENAHYAEDSIRPKCCELRAVCEVISSTLRDKKSFLLTAMELHHALEKASRWCEEGIYLLASQPVDRCQSQDGAEAALRELERYLETAPLHTLIDCSAICCQYEAVLTTQLRDQVERVFQKQGSVQEMFEKRRVSLKKLAAKQTRPVQPVAPRPEVKSPQGSPNQQRKERRYSADNALCRKVESPIPNGGTRHASLSEEDENLAVLRRHVMNELLETERAYVEELLCVLEGYAAEMDNPSMAHLIPSMLLSKKDILFGNMSEIYQFHKRTFLKELEAYTNCPELVGHCFLERMKDLQIYEAYCQNKPRSESLWRQCSDCAFFQECQKKLEHKLGLDSYLLKPVQRITKYQLLLKELLKYSKGCDGCDDLQEALSSILGILKAVNDSMHLIAITGYEGNLSELGRLLMQGSFSVWTEHKKGHAKVKDLARFKPMQRHLFLHEKALLFCKKREENGEGYEKAPSYSFKHSLNMSAVGITESAKGDSKKFEVWCNSREEVFIVQAPTSEIKTLWVNEIRKVLTQQLKACRDARQQKSDSPNHTANCSISLSPFRSSSQKNQKKQEEKKAEAIPVSDSNSMLAKHKDETVTSPTADRSSVAKKRFTLQGFSNLKSPKGSGMSPEQIAKRHLVKSDPTPFGFKASPISLSKVKWASASSLLQNKRRGWTKVSLSVDASEENDGYSSGEEPLNSDTEEDAGQKLIPGKYTAVADSEKAGPQELSVKSGDMVQLIREGEDGQWFVRNLRSSKEGWMAHANLLGLISDSKSSQSISSSDDSVSGNLSTSSSCSETYTSFSDIKP; this is encoded by the exons ATAAAATTTTGCAGACAGACGATTTTCCTCTGTGTGCTGCACAAATTGGCACCGAACTCCAGAAGCAGTTTGCCGCCCTGCCAG GAGGCCGCGGGACTGATGGCAGCCCTATCATCATCTTCCCAGAATTCCCAACTTTCAGCGGACTGGAAGAGGACGAAATCAAAAATGTGCTTAACTACCTCACTACTGTGCCCAG CATTGCCGCATCAGGAATAGGATTCATTCTAGTCATTGACAGGCGACTGGACCGATGGGCTGCTGTAAGGGCTACCCTGCTTCGAATCGCA GGATCCTTCCCAGCGACTGTAAACTTGGTTCTGGTGTTGCGTCCCACTACTTTGCTGCAGCGGGCACTGTCAGACTTCCTCTTCAAGTTCAACAAGGATGAGTTCAAAATGAAG GTGGTCATGCTGAGTTCGGTGACCGAGCTCCATGCCTATATCGACCCAGGACAACTAACCACAGAATTGGGGGGCGCACAAGAATACTGCCATGAAAGCTGGATTTCACACCGCACT GCAATTGAAGCATTTGCACTGATGGTGAAAACGACGGCTCACACTCTACAGAACTTTGGCACCGAGCTTGCAGAAACCGAATTGCCCAATGATGCTGAGGCCACCACCAGTCTGCTGCACTCACATTCTCtcaaaaaagacaacatgaaG GAGGACCTACGGGTGTCGCAGTCACAAGGCGCCCGTCTCTTGGATTATATTAATGAGCCTTTTCAGACTGATACAGAATACCTTATGACCCATGATGAACTGGAAAACTTAGCCACTGTACAGCG ACTCTTGGGTCAACTGGACGAGACAGAAACGGCATTTGACGATTTCTGGGAACGCCACCGTTCCAAGCTGGAACAATGTTTGCAACTTCGACGATTTGAGCAGCACTTCCGTGAA GTGCGCTCCCAACTTGATGCAACGTCGGAACGGTTATGCGGTTTCTCAGAGGTCAGCGTAAATCCCTCCCATGCTGAGCACGTCCTCCGTGAGCTCAGTAGTCATGAAGAAAAGGCCTGT GATGTTCTGGATTACGCATTGTCGCTTGCCAGCGAAGGCGACGGACTGATCGAGAACGCTCACTATGCGGAGGACTCCATACGGCCCAAGTGCTGTGAACTGAGGGCAGTATGTGAGGTGATCAGTTCGACTCTGAGGGACAAGAAGAGCTTTCTTCTAACGGCGATGGAACTCCACCATGCCTTGGAGAAG GCCTCCCGTTGGTGCGAAGAGGGAATTTATCTGCTGGCGAGCCAGCCAGTGGACCGATGTCAGTCTCAAGATGGAGCTGAGGCTGCTCTCCGAGAATTAGAACGCTACCTGGAAACTGCACCGCTGCACACCCTCATCGACTGCAGCGCTATCTGCTGCCAGTATGAAGCGGTGCTCACCACTCAGCTCAGG GACCAGGTAGAGAGAGTTTTCCAGAAGCAAGGTTCTGTCCAGGAGATGTTTGAGAAGAGACGCGTCAGTCTGAAAAAGCTTGCTGCCAAACAGACACGACCAGTTCAGCCGGTGGCTCCAAGACCGGAAGTCAAATCTCCACAGGGATCTCCCA ATCAACAGAGAAAAGAGAGGAGATACTCGGCAGATAATGCCCTCTGCAGAAAG GTGGAGTCTCCCATACCCAACGGTGGCACCAGACATGCCTCCCTCTCCGAGGAAGACGAAAACTTGGCAGTGCTGCGACG TCACGTGATGAATGAACTGCTGGAGACTGAGAGAGCATATGTGGAGGAGCTCCTGTGCGTTTTAGAG GGCTACGCGGCAGAAATGGACAATCCCTCCATGGCGCACCTCATTCCTAGTATGCTGCTGAGCAAGAAGGACATCCTGTTTGGGAACATGTCAGAAATCTACCAGTTTCACAAGCG GACATTTTTGAAAGAACTTGAGGCTTACACAAACTGTCCTGAACTTGTGGGCCACTGCTTTTTAGAACGA ATGAAGGACCTACAGATCTACGAAGCTTACTGCCAGAATAAACCTCGCTCTGAGAGTTTATGGCGGCAGTGCTCGGATTGTGCCTTCTTCCAG gaGTGTCAGAAGAAGTTGGAACATAAGCTTGGATTGGACTCCTACCTCCTTAAACCTGTCCAGAGAATCACCAAATACCAGCTGTTGCTAAAG GAATTgttaaaatacagtaaagGTTGTGATGGCTGTGATGACCTTCAGGAAGCTCTCTCCTCCATTTTGGGCATCCTGAAAGCTGTCAATGACTCCATGCACCTCATTGCCATCACAGGATACGAG GGTAACCTGTCAGAGCTGGGTCGCTTGCTGATGCAAGGCTCCTTTAGCGTGTGGACGGAGCACAAGAAAGGACATGCCAAGGTCAAGGACCTAGCCAGGTTCAAGCCCATGCAGCGGCATCTGTTCTTGCATGAGAAGGCCCTGCTCTTCTGCAAGAAGAGGGAAGAGAACGGCGAGGGATATGAAAAAGCTCCATCTTACAGCTTCAAACACTCTCTCAAC ATGAGTGCAGTGGGAATTACAGAGAGTGCTAAAGGAGACAGCAAGAAGTTTGAGGTTTGGTGCAATTCACGAGAGGAAGTTTTTATTGTCCAG gcTCCAACATCTGAGATCAAAACATTGTGGGTGAATGAGATTCGCAAAGTTCTCACCCAACAGCTCAAAGCCTGCAGAG ATGCCAGACAGCAGAAGAGCGATTCCCCAAACCACACCGCCAACTGCTCCATCTCCCTCAG TCCTTTTCGGAGCAGCAGTCAAAAGAACCAGAAAAAGCAGGAGGAAAAGAAGGCAGAGGCCATCCCCGTGTCCGACAGCAACTCTATGCTCGCCAAACACAAAG ATGAGACGGTGACAAGTCCAACCGCGGACAGGTCCTCAGTGGCTAAAAAGCGTTTTACTTTGCAGGGCTTCAGCAATCTCAAGAGTCCAAAAG GCTCGGGCATGAGCCCAGAGCAAATTGCCAAGCGCCACTTGGTCAAGAGTGACCCGACTCCATTTGGGTTCAAAG CCTCTCCCATCAGTCTGAGCAAAGTCAAATGGGCCAGCGCCTCTAGTCTGTTACAGAACAAGCGGCGAG GCTGGACCAAAGTGTCGCTCTCGGTGGATGCCTCTGAAGAGAATGATGGATACTCCAGTGGTGAGGAGCCATTGAACTCTGACACGGAGGAAGATGCAGGACAGAAGCTG ATTCCAGGAAAGTACACGGCAGTGGCAGACTCTGAGAAGGCAGGACCTCAGGAGCTGTCAGTCAAGAGCGGAGACATGGTGCAGCTCATCAGAGAGGGAGAGGACGGCCAGTG GTTTGTGAGGAACCTTCGCAGCAGCAAGGAGGGCTGGATGGCCCATGCAAACCTACTCGGTCTAATTTCTGACTCCAAGTCATCTCAGTCAATCAGCAGCTCAG ATGACAGTGTCTCTGGAAACCTGagcacttcctccagctgCAGTGAGACCTACACCAGCTTCTCAGACATCAAACCTTGA
- the mcf2la gene encoding guanine nucleotide exchange factor DBS isoform X1 has protein sequence MAACLCCRGVGKKKNLKYSQIDNTDKILQTDDFPLCAAQIGTELQKQFAALPGGRGTDGSPIIIFPEFPTFSGLEEDEIKNVLNYLTTVPSIAASGIGFILVIDRRLDRWAAVRATLLRIAGSFPATVNLVLVLRPTTLLQRALSDFLFKFNKDEFKMKVVMLSSVTELHAYIDPGQLTTELGGAQEYCHESWISHRTAIEAFALMVKTTAHTLQNFGTELAETELPNDAEATTSLLHSHSLKKDNMKEDLRVSQSQGARLLDYINEPFQTDTEYLMTHDELENLATVQRLLGQLDETETAFDDFWERHRSKLEQCLQLRRFEQHFREVRSQLDATSERLCGFSEVSVNPSHAEHVLRELSSHEEKACDVLDYALSLASEGDGLIENAHYAEDSIRPKCCELRAVCEVISSTLRDKKSFLLTAMELHHALEKASRWCEEGIYLLASQPVDRCQSQDGAEAALRELERYLETAPLHTLIDCSAICCQYEAVLTTQLRDQVERVFQKQGSVQEMFEKRRVSLKKLAAKQTRPVQPVAPRPEVKSPQGSPNQQRKERRYSADNALCRKVESPIPNGGTRHASLSEEDENLAVLRRHVMNELLETERAYVEELLCVLEGYAAEMDNPSMAHLIPSMLLSKKDILFGNMSEIYQFHKRTFLKELEAYTNCPELVGHCFLERMKDLQIYEAYCQNKPRSESLWRQCSDCAFFQECQKKLEHKLGLDSYLLKPVQRITKYQLLLKELLKYSKGCDGCDDLQEALSSILGILKAVNDSMHLIAITGYEGNLSELGRLLMQGSFSVWTEHKKGHAKVKDLARFKPMQRHLFLHEKALLFCKKREENGEGYEKAPSYSFKHSLNMSAVGITESAKGDSKKFEVWCNSREEVFIVQAPTSEIKTLWVNEIRKVLTQQLKACRDARQQKSDSPNHTANCSISLSPFRSSSQKNQKKQEEKKAEAIPVSDSNSMLAKHKDETVTSPTADRSSVAKKRFTLQGFSNLKSPKGSGMSPEQIAKRHLVKSDPTPFGFKASPISLSKVKWASASSLLQNKRRGWTKVSLSVDASEENDGYSSGEEPLNSDTEEDAGQKLIPGKYTAVADSEKAGPQELSVKSGDMVQLIREGEDGQWFVRNLRSSKEGWMAHANLLGLISDSKSSQSISSSDDSVSGNLSTSSSCSETYTSFSDIKP, from the exons ATAAAATTTTGCAGACAGACGATTTTCCTCTGTGTGCTGCACAAATTGGCACCGAACTCCAGAAGCAGTTTGCCGCCCTGCCAG GAGGCCGCGGGACTGATGGCAGCCCTATCATCATCTTCCCAGAATTCCCAACTTTCAGCGGACTGGAAGAGGACGAAATCAAAAATGTGCTTAACTACCTCACTACTGTGCCCAG CATTGCCGCATCAGGAATAGGATTCATTCTAGTCATTGACAGGCGACTGGACCGATGGGCTGCTGTAAGGGCTACCCTGCTTCGAATCGCA GGATCCTTCCCAGCGACTGTAAACTTGGTTCTGGTGTTGCGTCCCACTACTTTGCTGCAGCGGGCACTGTCAGACTTCCTCTTCAAGTTCAACAAGGATGAGTTCAAAATGAAG GTGGTCATGCTGAGTTCGGTGACCGAGCTCCATGCCTATATCGACCCAGGACAACTAACCACAGAATTGGGGGGCGCACAAGAATACTGCCATGAAAGCTGGATTTCACACCGCACT GCAATTGAAGCATTTGCACTGATGGTGAAAACGACGGCTCACACTCTACAGAACTTTGGCACCGAGCTTGCAGAAACCGAATTGCCCAATGATGCTGAGGCCACCACCAGTCTGCTGCACTCACATTCTCtcaaaaaagacaacatgaaG GAGGACCTACGGGTGTCGCAGTCACAAGGCGCCCGTCTCTTGGATTATATTAATGAGCCTTTTCAGACTGATACAGAATACCTTATGACCCATGATGAACTGGAAAACTTAGCCACTGTACAGCG ACTCTTGGGTCAACTGGACGAGACAGAAACGGCATTTGACGATTTCTGGGAACGCCACCGTTCCAAGCTGGAACAATGTTTGCAACTTCGACGATTTGAGCAGCACTTCCGTGAA GTGCGCTCCCAACTTGATGCAACGTCGGAACGGTTATGCGGTTTCTCAGAGGTCAGCGTAAATCCCTCCCATGCTGAGCACGTCCTCCGTGAGCTCAGTAGTCATGAAGAAAAGGCCTGT GATGTTCTGGATTACGCATTGTCGCTTGCCAGCGAAGGCGACGGACTGATCGAGAACGCTCACTATGCGGAGGACTCCATACGGCCCAAGTGCTGTGAACTGAGGGCAGTATGTGAGGTGATCAGTTCGACTCTGAGGGACAAGAAGAGCTTTCTTCTAACGGCGATGGAACTCCACCATGCCTTGGAGAAG GCCTCCCGTTGGTGCGAAGAGGGAATTTATCTGCTGGCGAGCCAGCCAGTGGACCGATGTCAGTCTCAAGATGGAGCTGAGGCTGCTCTCCGAGAATTAGAACGCTACCTGGAAACTGCACCGCTGCACACCCTCATCGACTGCAGCGCTATCTGCTGCCAGTATGAAGCGGTGCTCACCACTCAGCTCAGG GACCAGGTAGAGAGAGTTTTCCAGAAGCAAGGTTCTGTCCAGGAGATGTTTGAGAAGAGACGCGTCAGTCTGAAAAAGCTTGCTGCCAAACAGACACGACCAGTTCAGCCGGTGGCTCCAAGACCGGAAGTCAAATCTCCACAGGGATCTCCCA ATCAACAGAGAAAAGAGAGGAGATACTCGGCAGATAATGCCCTCTGCAGAAAG GTGGAGTCTCCCATACCCAACGGTGGCACCAGACATGCCTCCCTCTCCGAGGAAGACGAAAACTTGGCAGTGCTGCGACG TCACGTGATGAATGAACTGCTGGAGACTGAGAGAGCATATGTGGAGGAGCTCCTGTGCGTTTTAGAG GGCTACGCGGCAGAAATGGACAATCCCTCCATGGCGCACCTCATTCCTAGTATGCTGCTGAGCAAGAAGGACATCCTGTTTGGGAACATGTCAGAAATCTACCAGTTTCACAAGCG GACATTTTTGAAAGAACTTGAGGCTTACACAAACTGTCCTGAACTTGTGGGCCACTGCTTTTTAGAACGA ATGAAGGACCTACAGATCTACGAAGCTTACTGCCAGAATAAACCTCGCTCTGAGAGTTTATGGCGGCAGTGCTCGGATTGTGCCTTCTTCCAG gaGTGTCAGAAGAAGTTGGAACATAAGCTTGGATTGGACTCCTACCTCCTTAAACCTGTCCAGAGAATCACCAAATACCAGCTGTTGCTAAAG GAATTgttaaaatacagtaaagGTTGTGATGGCTGTGATGACCTTCAGGAAGCTCTCTCCTCCATTTTGGGCATCCTGAAAGCTGTCAATGACTCCATGCACCTCATTGCCATCACAGGATACGAG GGTAACCTGTCAGAGCTGGGTCGCTTGCTGATGCAAGGCTCCTTTAGCGTGTGGACGGAGCACAAGAAAGGACATGCCAAGGTCAAGGACCTAGCCAGGTTCAAGCCCATGCAGCGGCATCTGTTCTTGCATGAGAAGGCCCTGCTCTTCTGCAAGAAGAGGGAAGAGAACGGCGAGGGATATGAAAAAGCTCCATCTTACAGCTTCAAACACTCTCTCAAC ATGAGTGCAGTGGGAATTACAGAGAGTGCTAAAGGAGACAGCAAGAAGTTTGAGGTTTGGTGCAATTCACGAGAGGAAGTTTTTATTGTCCAG gcTCCAACATCTGAGATCAAAACATTGTGGGTGAATGAGATTCGCAAAGTTCTCACCCAACAGCTCAAAGCCTGCAGAG ATGCCAGACAGCAGAAGAGCGATTCCCCAAACCACACCGCCAACTGCTCCATCTCCCTCAG TCCTTTTCGGAGCAGCAGTCAAAAGAACCAGAAAAAGCAGGAGGAAAAGAAGGCAGAGGCCATCCCCGTGTCCGACAGCAACTCTATGCTCGCCAAACACAAAG ATGAGACGGTGACAAGTCCAACCGCGGACAGGTCCTCAGTGGCTAAAAAGCGTTTTACTTTGCAGGGCTTCAGCAATCTCAAGAGTCCAAAAG GCTCGGGCATGAGCCCAGAGCAAATTGCCAAGCGCCACTTGGTCAAGAGTGACCCGACTCCATTTGGGTTCAAAG CCTCTCCCATCAGTCTGAGCAAAGTCAAATGGGCCAGCGCCTCTAGTCTGTTACAGAACAAGCGGCGAG GCTGGACCAAAGTGTCGCTCTCGGTGGATGCCTCTGAAGAGAATGATGGATACTCCAGTGGTGAGGAGCCATTGAACTCTGACACGGAGGAAGATGCAGGACAGAAGCTG ATTCCAGGAAAGTACACGGCAGTGGCAGACTCTGAGAAGGCAGGACCTCAGGAGCTGTCAGTCAAGAGCGGAGACATGGTGCAGCTCATCAGAGAGGGAGAGGACGGCCAGTG GTTTGTGAGGAACCTTCGCAGCAGCAAGGAGGGCTGGATGGCCCATGCAAACCTACTCGGTCTAATTTCTGACTCCAAGTCATCTCAGTCAATCAGCAGCTCAG ATGACAGTGTCTCTGGAAACCTGagcacttcctccagctgCAGTGAGACCTACACCAGCTTCTCAGACATCAAACCTTGA